One region of Chryseobacterium muglaense genomic DNA includes:
- a CDS encoding ABC1 kinase family protein, with product MFDKQQRKLKRSAKLISVLSKYGFKDMIARMGKKPEENFAQSDEIISKGTVYERIRLALEELGPTFVKLGQTFSNREDLLPPELIQELQKLQDRVEVVEMNVEEILENEFNIIPKEHFSEIIAKPLATASIAQVYKATLISGEEVILKIKKPDVLSVIEDDLLLIKDLVKLISTYSEIGSKLNLKQAISTFEKSLLEEVSLVNERNNIQQFALNFKGNKETYVPKVYDEFSNNNVLCMEFIDGIKVTDKEELLRHNIDPVIVSEVGLRLFVSQILDYGFFHADPHAGNILVKKDGKVVFIDFGAVGKIQPNDKEILESLIVAFVAKNSHKIVRNLKKMAVSYEIPDERRFENDVEEVLNFVHSTSLKDIDPHIIINKMKDVLKDNRLYMPDYFYLLFKGIGLIEGVGRTINPDLDIVKSLHPYTKKIFTKKISPKKLLKTGIEKVMTFTDNVDEIPKELRSVLQKLDDNSFTISSEIKNIEKTNQLIKSSIVNLMLTMILGANIIATAIVFVSESGPRIGEMSLVAVLGFCFSVLLVIILLLRISRK from the coding sequence ATGTTTGACAAACAACAACGAAAACTCAAAAGATCGGCAAAACTGATTTCCGTTTTAAGTAAATACGGATTCAAAGATATGATTGCAAGAATGGGCAAAAAACCGGAAGAGAATTTTGCGCAGTCTGATGAAATTATATCAAAAGGAACGGTTTACGAAAGAATTCGTCTCGCTTTGGAAGAATTGGGTCCCACATTTGTGAAGCTTGGGCAAACTTTTAGCAACCGTGAAGATTTGCTTCCACCGGAACTAATACAGGAGCTTCAAAAGCTTCAGGACAGGGTAGAAGTTGTGGAGATGAATGTGGAAGAAATTCTTGAAAATGAATTTAATATTATTCCCAAAGAACATTTTTCGGAAATTATTGCAAAACCTTTGGCAACCGCTTCTATTGCTCAGGTTTACAAAGCGACTTTAATTTCTGGTGAAGAAGTCATTTTAAAAATCAAAAAACCGGATGTTTTATCAGTTATTGAAGATGATTTATTATTGATAAAGGATTTGGTGAAATTGATTTCAACCTACTCTGAAATTGGTTCTAAACTCAATTTGAAACAGGCAATTTCCACTTTTGAAAAATCTTTGCTTGAAGAAGTTTCTTTGGTGAATGAGAGAAATAATATCCAACAATTCGCTCTAAATTTTAAAGGCAATAAAGAAACCTACGTTCCGAAGGTATATGATGAGTTTTCCAACAACAATGTTTTGTGTATGGAATTTATCGACGGAATAAAAGTCACCGACAAAGAAGAATTATTAAGACATAATATTGATCCGGTAATTGTTTCTGAAGTAGGTTTAAGACTTTTTGTTTCACAGATTTTAGATTACGGATTTTTCCATGCTGATCCTCATGCAGGAAATATTTTAGTAAAAAAAGATGGAAAAGTTGTTTTCATCGATTTTGGTGCAGTTGGAAAAATTCAGCCGAATGACAAAGAGATTTTGGAAAGTTTAATTGTTGCTTTTGTTGCTAAAAATTCTCATAAAATTGTTCGTAATCTGAAAAAAATGGCGGTCAGTTATGAAATTCCTGATGAAAGAAGATTTGAAAATGATGTTGAAGAAGTATTGAATTTCGTTCACAGCACCTCTTTGAAAGATATTGATCCGCATATTATCATCAATAAAATGAAAGATGTTTTGAAAGATAATAGGTTGTACATGCCCGACTATTTTTATCTTTTATTTAAAGGAATAGGTTTGATAGAGGGCGTTGGAAGAACCATCAATCCTGATCTAGATATTGTAAAAAGTCTGCATCCCTACACAAAAAAAATATTTACCAAGAAGATAAGTCCCAAAAAACTCCTGAAAACGGGAATAGAAAAGGTGATGACTTTCACTGATAATGTAGACGAAATTCCTAAAGAACTGCGATCTGTATTACAAAAGTTAGATGATAACAGTTTTACAATTTCAAGTGAAATAAAAAATATTGAGAAAACGAATCAGCTAATAAAATCGAGTATAGTCAATCTGATGCTAACGATGATTTTAGGAGCTAATATTATCGCAACAGCTATCGTTTTTGTTTCAGAATCAGGACCGCGAATTGGAGAGATGTCTTTGGTTGCCGTTTTGGGATTTTGTTTTTCAGTTTTACTTGTCATCATTCTTTTACTAAGAATTTCAAGAAAATAA
- a CDS encoding CHAP domain-containing protein, producing MKKKFLKIILIILVIGFTANYVFRKFNFNQNYQIGDKIDSLNGVFVYYNGGVNHILERNKTEDGYNLGMKYQCVEFVKRYYYERYHHKMPDSYGNAKDFFDNKISDGQKNEKRNLIQFRNSSSSKPQIGDLMIYSATIFNKFGHVAIVSEVNDSQIEIIQQNPGPFSPSREHLKMKMEDEKWKIKKSRILGWLRKE from the coding sequence TTGAAAAAGAAGTTTCTTAAAATTATTTTAATCATTTTGGTTATCGGCTTTACTGCAAATTACGTATTTAGAAAATTTAATTTCAACCAAAACTATCAGATTGGAGATAAAATTGATAGTTTGAATGGTGTTTTTGTTTACTATAATGGTGGAGTCAATCATATTTTAGAAAGAAATAAAACGGAAGATGGCTACAATCTCGGCATGAAATATCAATGTGTAGAATTTGTAAAAAGATATTATTACGAAAGATACCATCATAAAATGCCTGATTCATATGGCAACGCCAAAGATTTTTTTGATAATAAAATATCTGACGGACAAAAAAATGAGAAACGTAATTTAATTCAGTTTAGAAATTCTAGCTCTAGCAAACCTCAAATTGGAGATCTTATGATCTATTCTGCAACAATATTCAATAAATTCGGGCATGTTGCGATTGTTTCAGAGGTGAATGATTCTCAGATCGAAATTATCCAGCAAAATCCTGGTCCATTTTCTCCAAGTCGTGAACATCTTAAGATGAAAATGGAAGATGAAAAATGGAAAATAAAAAAATCAAGAATTTTAGGCTGGCTTCGTAAAGAATAA
- the pheA gene encoding prephenate dehydratase — protein sequence MKIAYLGPQASFTQLAASQIFPNEELVPQSSILDCFNAVKNNEVDKAVVPLENSIEGTVSMTLDYLYDFEVFIETELVMPIAHHLMIHPDNETFEKVISHPQALAQTFHFRYENLKDIPSQDFSSTAASAKLVAENSQEKWAAIANRYSAKLYGLKIIHENIQDFEQNHTKFIVISKTKSALDIPLPRTSEKTSLIITLPEDHAGGLHQVLSVFAWRKMNLSKIESRTLKTGLGNYFFFINVASEWHNVLSQNAIDEIISLGSNVKFLGHYNEYVFEE from the coding sequence ATGAAAATAGCATACCTCGGTCCACAAGCCAGTTTCACACAGTTAGCAGCGTCTCAGATTTTCCCGAATGAAGAATTAGTTCCTCAGTCGAGTATTTTAGATTGCTTTAATGCGGTGAAAAATAATGAAGTAGATAAAGCCGTTGTTCCATTAGAAAACTCTATTGAGGGAACAGTTTCGATGACCCTTGATTATCTCTATGATTTTGAAGTTTTTATTGAAACCGAATTGGTGATGCCAATTGCGCATCACTTGATGATTCACCCCGATAACGAAACATTTGAGAAAGTGATTTCTCATCCTCAAGCTTTGGCGCAGACTTTTCATTTCAGATACGAAAATCTTAAAGATATTCCGTCGCAGGATTTCAGTTCTACAGCGGCTTCAGCAAAATTAGTTGCTGAAAATTCACAAGAAAAATGGGCTGCAATTGCCAATCGATACTCTGCAAAACTGTATGGTTTAAAGATTATTCATGAAAATATTCAGGATTTTGAGCAGAATCATACCAAATTTATTGTGATTTCAAAAACGAAATCTGCTTTAGATATTCCTTTACCCAGAACTTCAGAAAAAACGTCTTTAATCATTACGCTTCCCGAAGATCATGCAGGAGGCCTTCATCAGGTACTTTCCGTTTTTGCATGGCGCAAAATGAACCTCTCTAAAATCGAAAGCAGAACACTGAAAACCGGTTTGGGAAATTATTTTTTCTTCATTAATGTAGCAAGTGAATGGCACAATGTTCTGTCTCAAAATGCAATTGATGAGATTATTTCATTAGGTTCTAATGTGAAATTTTTAGGACATTATAATGAATATGTTTTTGAAGAATAA